In Plodia interpunctella isolate USDA-ARS_2022_Savannah chromosome 9, ilPloInte3.2, whole genome shotgun sequence, a single genomic region encodes these proteins:
- the LOC128672648 gene encoding uncharacterized protein LOC128672648 yields MVLLSPSVGGLRKLLATCEDYAAEHGLKYNSKKSEVLIFKAKNQTPCSVPPVILDGTALQIVTKFKYLGHVVTEDLKDDLDIERERRALAVRCNMLVRRFARSTKEVKLTLFRAYCQTLYSSSLWFRHTQRAYNALRVQYNNAFRVLLRLPRFCSASEMFANARTDGFHALIRKRVASLFQRVRGSSNSILKMIAGRYDCKMQAHWAAICIGNA; encoded by the coding sequence ATGGTGCTGCTCAGTCCCTCGGTCGGGGGTCTTCGTAAACTGCTGGCCACATGTGAGGACTACGCTGCGGAGCACGGTCTCAAGTACAACTCTAAAAAGAGTGAGGTGCTTATATTTAAAGCAAAAAACCAGACACCATGTTCTGTACCTCCAGTTATACTTGATGGCACTGCTCTGCAGATAGTTAcgaaatttaaataccttGGTCATGTGGTGACCGAGGATCTCAAGGATGATCTAGACATTGAGAGGGAGCGCAGGGCGTTGGCGGTGCGCTGCAATATGTTGGTGCGCAGGTTCGCTCGGAGTACAAAAGAGGTAAAGTTGACTCTCTTCAGAGCATACTGCCAGACACTTTACTCAAGCAGCCTGTGGTTCCGGCATACGCAGCGTGCCTACAACGCGCTGCGGGTACAGTACAATAATGCCTTTAGAGTGCTGTTGAGACTGCCTCGCTTCTGTAGTGCGTCTGAGATGTTCGCCAACGCGCGAACTGACGGCTTCCATGCCTTGATACGCAAGAGAGTGGCGTCACTGTTCCAGAGAGTGCGGGGCAGTAGCAACAGCATTCTAAAGATGATAGCGGGTAGATATGACTGCAAAATGCAGGCTCACTGGGCAGCCATTTGCATTGGAAATGCATAG
- the LOC135309780 gene encoding uncharacterized protein LOC135309780, with the protein MPDCHSRGLGDTVIYLLYIYCCIVRICSSTFTTNEVDIAKALLFDTIKTKRRNISRRRDGKIQRDLEDIIAIFKDTDPETIPTYVARDLHKLPPVTFDHVDVTALLKDILILKRDVEKIKLSYVTNKQVQELENNLLNGRYASIIRPDPECNVNTKRGAYLLDSGPVAFQFQTSGNDESYNGINDVHKRDDGSGDGTGAGAGIVTCAGTQPHLLSSDSDSARLTCGGSEIIASRSHLQEGMPNAVVVSTPTRSRKQTNKVTDSSERKLSYAELVNKDGQWEKSSKQDNEWILVQKKRSRNRFIGSKGKAESSATAKFKAADTKVPLFISNVHKDVSETDIVDYIYAKTKETVSLAKIKMKQQRDYNSYKVFVTKYKLDVFLDDNLWPCGISFRRFVNLRERLKQKGGEVTQKTDDQHEN; encoded by the exons atgccggactgccaCAGTCGAGGTCTCGG agacactgttatatatctattatatatatattgttgcaTCGTTCGTATTTGTTCTTCTACGTTTACGACCAATGAAGTTGATATCGCGAAGGCGTTATTATTTGATACAATCAAAACAAAGAGGCGGAATATCTCCAGAAGAAGAGATGGGAAAATACAAAGAGATCTTGAAGATATTATAGCGATCTTTAAGGATACCGATCCCGAGACGATACCAACATATGTAGCCAGGGATTTACACAAACTCCCTCCAGTAACCTTTGACCACGTCGATGTGACTGCTTTATTGaaagatatattaatattaaagagaGACGTAGAAAAGATAAAGCTATCGTACGTTACTAATAAGCAGGTTCAAGaactagaaaataatttactgaATGGGCGGTATGCGTCAATTATCAGACCTGACCCTGAGTGTAACGTTAACACGAAGCGAGGCGCGTATTTGTTGGACAGCGGGCCGGTTGCGTTTCAATTTCAAACATCGGGGAATGATGAGTCATATAACGGAATAAACGATGTGCACAAACGCGACGATGGCAGCGGGGACGGTACGGGAGCGGGCGCGGGCATCGTTACCTGTGCCGGTACGCAGCCACACTTGCTCTCGTCTGACAGTGACAGCGCGCGACTGACGTGCGGAGGAAGCGAGATCATTGCGTCTCGCTCTCACCTACAGGAAGGTATGCCGAACGCTGTAGTTGTTTCTACACCTACTCGCTCGCGCAAACAGACTAATAAGGTGACTGACAGTTCGGAACGCAAACTGTCATATGCGGAGTTGGTAAACAAAGATGGACAGTGGGAAAAATCATCCAAACAAGATAATGAATGGATTCTTGTTCAGAAAAAGCGATCTAGAAATAGGTTCATTGGATCTAAAGGAAAGGCGGAATCTTCAGCTACGGCGAAGTTCAAGGCGGCGGACACGAAAGTCCCGCTTTTTATTTCGAACGTGCATAAAGATGTTTCGGAAACAGATATTGTGGACTATATCTATGCAAAGACGAAGGAGACTGTTTCCCtggccaaaataaaaatgaaacagcAACGAGACTATAATTCTTATAAGGTATTCGTCACGAAATACAAACTGGATGTCTTTCTAGATGACAACCTGTGGCCATGTGGAATTTCGTTTAGGCGTTTCGTAAACTTACGGGAAAGACTTAAACAAAAGGGTGGCGAAGTGACACAAAAAACTGATGACCAGCACGAAAATTAG